A DNA window from Pogona vitticeps strain Pit_001003342236 chromosome 2, PviZW2.1, whole genome shotgun sequence contains the following coding sequences:
- the LOC110070383 gene encoding uncharacterized protein LOC110070383 isoform X1, with translation MECGKSFSWDSTLRSHQRNQTGEKPYKCMECGKSFNQTSDLRSHQRSHTGEKPYKCIECGKCFIQSSHLSLHKRTHTGEKPYKCMECGKCFSRSGHLNSHQRTHTGEKPYKCMDCGKSFSWRNTLRSHQKTHTGEKPYKCMECGKSFIWDSTLRTHQRTHTGEKPYKCMECGKSFSQSGDLRSHQRTHTGEKPYKCIECGKSFSQNGDLKSHQRTHTGEKPYKCMECGKCFSRSGHLNSHQRTHTGEKPYKCMECGKSFNQTGDLRSHQRTHTGEKPYKCMECGKCFSHSDHLKTHQRTHTGEKPYTCMECGKSFISNDHLNSHHRTHTGEKPYKCIKCGKSFSQRGNLSLHQKTHSGEKPYQCIQCGKSFNRRDTLRSHQRTHTGEKPYKCIECGISFSRSGHLNAHQRTHTGEKPYTCIECGKSFNRSGHLSLHKKTHWGEAIYMLSMWERLQSEQYL, from the coding sequence atggaatgtggaaagagtttcagttgGGACAGTACCCTTAGATCACATCAAAGAAACCaaacaggggagaaaccatataaatgcatggaatgcggaaagagttTCAATCAGACTagtgaccttaggtcacatcaaagaagtcacacaggggagaaaccatataaatgcatagaatgtgggaaatgtttcattcaGAGCAGTCACCTTAGTTTACATAAAAGAACTCACACgggagaaaaaccatataaatgcatggaatgtggaaagtgtttcAGTCGTAGTGGTCACctgaattcacatcaaagaactcacacaggggagaaaccatataaatgcatggactgtggaaagagcttcagttggagaaatacccttaggtcacatcaaaaaactcacacaggggagaaaccatataaatgcatggaatgtggaaagagcttcatttgGGACAGTACCCTTAGgacacatcaaagaacccatacaggggagaaaccatataaatgcatggaatgtggaaagagcttcagtcagagtggtgaccttaggtcacatcaaagaactcacacaggagagaaaccatataaatgcatagaatgtggaaagagcttcagtcagaatggtgaccttaagtcacatcaaagaactcacacaggagagaaaccatataaatgcatggaatgtggaaagtgtttcAGTCGTAGTGGTCACctgaattcacatcaaagaacccatacaggggagaaaccatataaatgcatggaatgtggaaaaagtttcaatCAGACtggtgaccttaggtcacatcaaagaactcacacaggagagaaaccgtataaatgcatggaatgtggaaagtgttttAGTCATAGTGATCACCTGAagacacatcaaagaactcacacaggggagaaaccatatacatgcatggaatgtggaaagagtttcattaGTAATGATCATTTGAATTCACATCACAGAAcccatacaggtgagaaaccatataaatgcataaaatgtggaaagagcttcagtcaaagagGTAACCTTAGTCTGCATCAAAAAACTCactcaggggagaaaccatatcagtgcatacaatgtggaaagagcttcaatcggaGGGATacacttaggtcacatcaaagaacccatacaggggagaaaccatataaatgcatagaatgtggaattAGTTTTAGCCGTAGTGGTCACCTGAatgcacatcaaagaactcacacaggagagaaaccatatacatgcatagaatgtgggaaaagcttcaatcGGAGTGGTCACCTTAGCTTACATAAAAaaacacactggggagaagccatatacaTGCTTAGCATGTGGGAAAGGCTTCAATCAGAGCAATACctttag